A DNA window from Paenibacillus andongensis contains the following coding sequences:
- a CDS encoding carbohydrate ABC transporter permease, giving the protein MVNQTSAIPPKIKINIASLLFYMFLAGFTVFCLYPISFSMLSSFKSNDEIFANPFRLPDSFSFVNYIHAWNAGHIGIYFRNTVFLTAATLIFTALVCLLAAFVLSRFTLKFKGAILLFFVAGLMIPVQSTIIPLAYAFGKFQWNDNYFIMILLFSAFCIPMTIFVLVGFMKSIPTELEEAAVIDGCSHWRILAQIIVPLTMPALATASIFNFIQTWNNLIFPLMFIHKPSLSTVSIGLLSFFGERTNDYGGISAAAVITIIPPIATYIFLQEKVEKGLLAGAVKG; this is encoded by the coding sequence ATGGTAAATCAAACATCAGCTATTCCACCGAAAATAAAAATCAATATTGCGTCCTTGTTATTTTATATGTTTTTAGCTGGATTTACTGTTTTTTGCTTGTATCCTATTTCGTTTTCAATGCTTTCTTCATTTAAAAGCAATGACGAAATATTTGCAAATCCTTTTAGACTGCCTGATTCGTTTTCCTTTGTCAACTATATCCACGCTTGGAATGCAGGTCATATCGGAATCTATTTTCGGAACACTGTTTTTTTGACGGCAGCTACACTTATATTTACCGCGTTGGTTTGCTTATTAGCCGCATTTGTTTTATCCAGATTTACACTGAAATTTAAAGGTGCTATTTTGCTTTTTTTTGTTGCCGGCCTAATGATTCCCGTACAATCGACCATTATTCCTTTAGCTTATGCCTTTGGTAAGTTTCAATGGAATGACAACTATTTTATTATGATCCTTTTATTTTCGGCATTTTGTATTCCAATGACTATATTTGTCCTTGTGGGATTTATGAAATCGATCCCAACGGAATTAGAGGAGGCTGCAGTCATAGATGGTTGTTCCCATTGGCGTATTCTTGCACAAATTATTGTTCCGTTGACTATGCCGGCTCTAGCTACAGCATCTATCTTCAATTTTATTCAAACCTGGAACAATCTGATTTTTCCGCTTATGTTTATTCATAAGCCAAGCTTGAGCACAGTTTCCATAGGGTTACTATCTTTTTTTGGTGAAAGGACGAATGATTATGGCGGAATAAGCGCAGCTGCAGTAATTACAATTATACCGCCTATTGCAACATATATTTTTTTACAGGAAAAAGTGGAAAAGGGACTTTTGGCAGGAGCGGTCAAAGGTTAA
- a CDS encoding ABC transporter substrate-binding protein, producing MAKKFLKFQASAVLVLSLLLSACSNSDSGTDKEKAASDTVGNGKAAGIVQLPVFVTPSSKIENLETNSVTTYIEDKFNVKFKFEVAQGSNAGDKKKLLLASGDYPAVFLSGDLTQAEQIEYGKQGVLKPLNDLIEKYGVEIKKAFQQDPELKKSITAPDGKIYALPHINECFHCWYSQKVWINTTWLKKLNLQMPTTTDEYYQVLKAFKTQDPNGNGKQDEIPLSGADKTWHGNPAHFLMNSFIYDNDDNFFFMKDGKVGLSANQPEWRKGLEYMNKLYSEGLIDKEAFTQDNDAMSQVGNREGDNIVGTAAAGHIGMYFSLAKGQDRHKEYATVAPLKGPQGVAYAGYYKAYGNGQFAITNKATEAQAIAAIKLADYLYSEEHAIMNEYGPEGKYWRKGQPGEVDEHGRQAKYFLKPEYFSIGSTENDTWEQMGITRRTRDIRESWAVPNDPLSDNGYEHRLYLETAKNYEGKQPKETFPLSVFMESADAKEAAQLKTQMNDYIHSNMAQFITGAKNLTDAEWDNYVKGFDGLKLKRYLEIYQKAYDTSFKK from the coding sequence ATGGCAAAGAAATTTTTGAAGTTTCAAGCAAGCGCCGTGCTTGTCCTTTCGTTACTTTTATCGGCTTGCAGTAACAGCGACAGCGGCACCGATAAAGAGAAAGCAGCGTCGGATACTGTCGGGAACGGTAAGGCCGCAGGTATTGTGCAATTGCCGGTATTTGTAACCCCATCTTCCAAGATTGAGAATTTGGAAACAAATTCAGTTACTACATATATAGAAGACAAATTTAATGTGAAATTCAAGTTCGAGGTGGCCCAAGGCAGCAACGCAGGAGATAAGAAGAAACTGTTGCTTGCCAGCGGAGACTATCCGGCTGTTTTCCTATCCGGAGACCTGACTCAAGCCGAGCAAATCGAGTACGGGAAGCAAGGGGTATTGAAGCCTTTAAATGATTTAATTGAAAAATATGGGGTGGAAATCAAGAAGGCATTCCAACAGGATCCGGAGTTGAAAAAGTCGATCACGGCTCCGGATGGCAAAATTTATGCGCTTCCTCATATTAACGAGTGTTTCCACTGCTGGTACTCGCAAAAAGTATGGATCAATACGACATGGCTGAAGAAATTAAATCTTCAGATGCCTACTACGACGGATGAGTATTATCAAGTTTTGAAAGCATTCAAAACCCAGGATCCGAACGGGAACGGTAAACAGGATGAAATTCCGTTATCCGGCGCTGACAAAACATGGCATGGCAATCCGGCACATTTTCTTATGAACTCTTTTATCTATGATAATGATGATAACTTCTTCTTCATGAAGGACGGAAAAGTCGGACTGTCGGCTAATCAACCCGAATGGAGAAAAGGACTTGAGTACATGAATAAATTGTACAGTGAAGGTTTGATCGATAAGGAAGCCTTCACCCAGGATAACGACGCCATGTCTCAAGTAGGCAACCGTGAAGGGGATAATATTGTAGGAACTGCTGCTGCCGGACATATCGGCATGTATTTTAGTCTGGCGAAAGGTCAAGACAGACATAAGGAGTATGCTACCGTCGCCCCGCTGAAAGGGCCGCAGGGAGTAGCATACGCAGGATATTACAAAGCGTATGGCAATGGCCAATTTGCGATTACCAACAAGGCGACTGAGGCGCAGGCCATTGCAGCGATCAAACTAGCGGATTATTTATACTCTGAAGAACATGCGATCATGAATGAATACGGACCAGAAGGGAAGTATTGGAGAAAAGGACAGCCGGGTGAAGTGGATGAACACGGCAGACAGGCGAAATACTTCTTGAAACCCGAATATTTCTCCATCGGCTCTACGGAAAATGATACTTGGGAACAAATGGGCATTACCAGACGTACGAGGGATATTCGGGAATCCTGGGCCGTACCTAACGATCCATTGTCCGATAACGGTTATGAGCATCGCTTGTATTTGGAAACGGCCAAAAATTATGAAGGAAAACAACCGAAAGAGACTTTCCCGCTAAGCGTCTTTATGGAATCCGCAGATGCCAAGGAAGCGGCACAATTGAAAACTCAAATGAATGACTACATTCATTCGAACATGGCCCAATTTATAACCGGCGCCAAAAATTTAACGGATGCGGAATGGGATAATTACGTCAAAGGCTTTGATGGCCTGAAATTAAAGCGTTATCTTGAAATTTATCAAAAAGCATACGATACGAGCTTTAAGAAGTAA
- a CDS encoding ABC transporter permease gives MSVNSSVKLQKFGSSKNSLAISRNGAVKKIKKHWQLYVLVLLPLAYIIIFKYVPMYGAQIAFRDFSVIQGFSGSDWVGLKNFEDFFSSPNFWLLIKNTLLISLYSLLLGFPAPIILALALNEIGGGKFKRFVQTATFAPYFISTVVMVSMIILVLSPRLGIVDHIVRLFGFETINFMGKPEYFKTIYVLSNIWQGLGYGAVIYLAALAGINPDLYEAAKVDGASRFQKMIHIDIPGILPAAIILLILNVGQLMNVGFEKIYLMQNPLNISASEVISTNVYKIGLLGANFSFSSAVDLFNSVINLILLLTVNVIAKRMTETSLW, from the coding sequence ATGAGCGTGAATAGCAGCGTAAAATTACAAAAATTTGGCAGCAGCAAAAACTCGTTAGCAATCAGCAGAAATGGAGCGGTAAAAAAAATCAAAAAGCATTGGCAGCTGTATGTATTGGTCTTGCTTCCCCTAGCGTACATCATTATTTTTAAGTATGTTCCGATGTACGGCGCTCAAATAGCTTTTCGCGATTTCAGTGTGATTCAAGGTTTCTCAGGCAGTGACTGGGTCGGATTAAAAAATTTTGAAGACTTTTTCTCATCCCCTAATTTCTGGCTGTTAATCAAAAACACCTTACTTATTAGCTTATATTCACTACTTTTAGGGTTTCCTGCACCGATTATTTTAGCACTGGCTTTAAATGAAATCGGCGGGGGAAAATTCAAACGTTTTGTGCAAACGGCTACATTTGCTCCTTATTTCATTTCAACTGTTGTAATGGTCTCTATGATCATTCTTGTTCTCTCCCCCCGTCTAGGTATTGTTGATCATATTGTAAGGTTATTCGGCTTCGAAACGATTAATTTTATGGGAAAGCCGGAATATTTTAAAACGATTTACGTGTTATCTAACATTTGGCAGGGCTTGGGATACGGAGCGGTCATATATCTCGCTGCCCTCGCGGGAATCAATCCTGATTTATACGAAGCCGCCAAAGTGGACGGCGCATCCAGATTTCAAAAAATGATCCATATTGATATTCCGGGGATTCTTCCGGCAGCCATTATTTTGTTAATTTTAAATGTAGGACAGTTAATGAACGTTGGCTTTGAGAAAATTTACTTGATGCAGAACCCGCTGAATATATCCGCTTCCGAGGTCATATCAACTAACGTTTATAAGATCGGGTTGCTCGGAGCGAACTTCAGTTTTTCTTCGGCAGTCGATCTATTCAACTCAGTCATCAATCTCATTTTGTTGTTAACAGTGAATGTTATTGCTAAACGGATGACGGAAACGAGTTTATGGTAG
- a CDS encoding alpha-L-fucosidase produces MVKAHIAKGPFEPTFESLRKFECPEWFRDAKLGIWSHWGAQSVPMYGDWYARNMYYEGSEQYRYHIRHYGHPSKFGYKDIVQLWKAEKFDPESLMDLYVAAGAKYFVAQAMHHDNFFNYDSKIHRWNSVNMGPKKDIVALWKSAASRRGLPFGLTEHLGATFSWFQFNKGRDKEGSYAGIPYDGNDPEQEDLYLPNRKHYHPDKPQWDPKDPWYTSNPWWHQRWFDIIKEVIDLYQPDLLYSDGGLPFASSWDKTDVSLEDPSFAAGLNAVAHLYNTSAAVSGGVNRAVYNQKDRRQDIYRIGILDIERSQEPGIKPEPWQTDTCVGDWFYNVKTVYKKPGHVIEILVDIIAKNGNLLLNIPQKPDGTIDDECTHILQEMAKWIRICGEGVYGTRPFRVSGEGHSRVVIDHFKEDKVEWNSDDFRFTQKGNTLYAFQMRWPEDQRAVIRTLTQADKVESVRLLGVGEVPFEQPYGALIVSLPDRQPTPYVNCLAIELKP; encoded by the coding sequence ATGGTTAAGGCGCACATCGCCAAGGGTCCTTTCGAACCCACATTTGAATCGCTCAGGAAATTCGAGTGCCCGGAATGGTTCCGGGATGCTAAGCTCGGCATATGGTCGCACTGGGGCGCACAATCGGTGCCAATGTACGGGGATTGGTATGCCCGGAACATGTATTACGAAGGTTCCGAGCAATACCGATACCATATACGCCATTACGGACATCCGTCAAAATTCGGCTACAAAGATATCGTTCAGCTGTGGAAAGCGGAGAAATTCGATCCGGAATCGCTGATGGACTTGTACGTGGCTGCCGGTGCCAAATATTTCGTCGCACAGGCTATGCACCACGACAACTTTTTCAACTACGATTCGAAAATCCACCGCTGGAATTCGGTCAATATGGGACCGAAGAAAGATATCGTTGCACTGTGGAAATCTGCCGCTTCCCGCCGGGGACTACCCTTCGGATTGACCGAGCATCTGGGAGCGACGTTCAGCTGGTTTCAATTCAATAAAGGACGGGATAAGGAAGGCTCTTATGCGGGCATCCCTTATGACGGAAACGATCCCGAGCAGGAGGATTTGTACTTGCCGAACCGCAAGCATTATCACCCGGACAAACCGCAGTGGGACCCCAAGGATCCCTGGTATACATCCAATCCTTGGTGGCATCAGCGATGGTTCGATATCATCAAGGAAGTCATCGATCTGTACCAGCCGGATCTGTTGTACTCCGACGGCGGGCTGCCGTTCGCCAGCTCCTGGGATAAAACGGACGTCTCCTTGGAGGACCCGTCGTTCGCAGCCGGACTGAATGCGGTCGCGCATTTGTACAATACGAGCGCTGCGGTAAGTGGCGGTGTGAATCGCGCAGTTTATAACCAGAAAGACCGCAGGCAGGACATTTACCGCATCGGCATCCTCGACATTGAGCGCAGCCAGGAGCCGGGTATCAAGCCTGAACCATGGCAGACCGATACTTGTGTCGGGGATTGGTTCTATAATGTGAAAACTGTCTATAAGAAACCAGGGCACGTGATCGAAATCCTGGTCGATATCATTGCCAAAAACGGCAATCTGCTCCTCAATATTCCGCAGAAGCCGGACGGTACGATTGATGACGAGTGCACGCATATCCTGCAGGAAATGGCCAAATGGATCCGGATTTGCGGGGAAGGCGTGTACGGCACCAGGCCGTTCCGCGTTTCTGGCGAAGGCCATTCCCGCGTCGTCATTGATCATTTCAAGGAAGATAAGGTGGAATGGAACTCCGACGACTTCCGTTTCACCCAAAAGGGAAATACACTTTACGCATTCCAGATGCGGTGGCCGGAAGATCAACGTGCCGTTATACGTACATTGACCCAGGCAGACAAAGTGGAATCCGTCCGGCTGCTTGGCGTTGGCGAAGTACCGTTCGAACAGCCGTACGGGGCGCTCATCGTTTCGCTCCCGGATCGGCAGCCGACGCCGTACGTCAACTGCCTGGCGATCGAACTTAAGCCGTAA
- a CDS encoding AraC family transcriptional regulator: MDNAEQQLIRLYLDNLQVHVTAMGYNQVWTDWRDLDYTPDYNKFYLICDGEGWLKIGDTEYAPKPGQWFLMPQGVKQSYSFTDGPRYTKYWCHFTAKVGENNLFELLKIPVFLELEDDDEPQRLFQELLSYEPYRSLTAPLLVKAAIIKLIAYYIEHAVSDASGVEPAAMSEPLQAVIEYIHLNYYRNLTIDELAERAHLHPNYFIRVFKRRFGTSPIQYVNRKRIEEAKWLLTATNLMLAEIGAKVGIPDISYLSKLFKSSTGLSPTAYRLTHHPNTSNSTI; encoded by the coding sequence ATGGACAATGCTGAGCAACAACTGATCCGGCTTTATCTTGATAACCTTCAGGTTCACGTAACCGCAATGGGATATAACCAGGTTTGGACCGACTGGCGGGATCTCGATTACACACCGGACTATAACAAATTTTATTTGATTTGCGATGGCGAAGGCTGGCTGAAAATCGGCGATACGGAATATGCGCCTAAACCGGGTCAGTGGTTCCTAATGCCGCAAGGAGTGAAGCAATCGTACTCTTTTACGGACGGCCCGCGCTATACGAAATATTGGTGTCATTTTACGGCAAAGGTCGGGGAAAACAATCTTTTCGAATTGCTGAAAATCCCCGTATTTCTCGAGCTGGAAGATGATGATGAGCCGCAGCGACTGTTCCAGGAACTGCTTTCTTACGAACCCTATAGGTCCCTAACCGCTCCCTTGCTCGTAAAAGCCGCCATAATTAAGCTGATTGCATATTATATTGAGCATGCAGTTTCTGATGCGTCAGGCGTAGAACCCGCTGCAATGTCTGAACCGCTCCAAGCCGTTATTGAGTACATTCATCTTAACTACTATCGAAACTTAACGATCGACGAGCTGGCGGAACGCGCCCATCTGCATCCCAACTATTTTATCCGCGTGTTCAAAAGGCGATTCGGCACATCTCCGATTCAATACGTGAACAGAAAAAGGATCGAAGAAGCGAAGTGGCTATTGACCGCAACGAACCTCATGCTGGCGGAAATCGGCGCCAAAGTTGGCATCCCCGATATCTCCTATTTATCCAAATTATTCAAATCATCGACAGGCTTATCTCCGACTGCTTATCGATTGACTCATCATCCGAATACGTCTAATTCGACAATATGA
- a CDS encoding carbohydrate ABC transporter permease, which translates to MLHYRKNLKIALLFLFPALIVYLLFEVIPMLTSFYFAFHDWPGIKNVPLKFVGLANFKELFTDKEFIASIKNVFLYVFWSVLTQIPIGFFIAIVLSRIQIATRFFKAVFFFPLILPATSVFLMWNFIFFPTDAGALNHLLHSLGLSNLTRTWLVDENTAFGVVILVTTWSSFGYYMTIGLAALAGIPDEIHDSAKMDGAAGFRKLVHITLPMIWESIKISVVFVITGVLKIFDIIFVMTNGGPNGSTQVPATLMYEEAFKYGHYGLGSAISTVIFVISLLLTVISLKLMQWKKEEL; encoded by the coding sequence ATGTTACATTACAGAAAAAATTTAAAAATTGCGTTGTTGTTTTTATTTCCAGCACTAATCGTTTACCTGTTATTCGAAGTTATACCCATGTTGACCTCGTTTTATTTTGCTTTCCATGATTGGCCCGGCATTAAAAACGTTCCTTTGAAATTCGTAGGTTTGGCTAATTTTAAGGAATTATTCACTGACAAGGAATTTATAGCCTCTATCAAAAATGTGTTTTTATATGTTTTTTGGAGCGTTCTTACGCAAATACCTATTGGTTTTTTTATAGCTATTGTCTTGAGCCGTATCCAAATAGCGACGAGATTTTTTAAGGCAGTATTTTTCTTTCCTTTAATATTACCGGCCACCTCCGTTTTTCTGATGTGGAATTTTATCTTTTTCCCTACCGATGCTGGAGCGCTTAACCATTTGCTTCATTCTTTGGGACTTAGCAATTTAACGAGAACTTGGTTGGTTGACGAAAACACCGCTTTTGGGGTCGTTATTTTGGTTACTACTTGGTCAAGCTTTGGATATTACATGACGATTGGTCTTGCAGCTTTAGCGGGCATACCTGATGAAATTCATGATTCTGCCAAAATGGACGGAGCTGCAGGATTCCGAAAATTAGTGCATATTACACTTCCAATGATTTGGGAATCGATTAAAATTTCAGTTGTTTTTGTGATTACGGGCGTATTAAAAATATTCGATATCATTTTTGTTATGACGAATGGCGGTCCAAATGGTTCAACCCAAGTCCCGGCGACATTGATGTACGAAGAAGCATTCAAATATGGGCATTATGGCTTGGGAAGTGCAATTTCAACAGTCATATTTGTAATCAGTTTGCTATTAACAGTAATAAGCTTAAAGCTTATGCAGTGGAAAAAAGAAGAATTATAA
- a CDS encoding GMC oxidoreductase → MQETILDRLRSNGFPDAQALPSAIDLAASRFGVIHSAVFYSSINLLAYAMNIRPFDLAVSTRATQMLTDKGRVSGVKVMTTSKETYTIRAKTVVLSAGTWETLRLLLHSDIPGKAIGHYLVTHPKLTSVAKASREQFGEISGVISLMIPNQDNHKLLITGIGTGPEDYYWYAYQQKPFIEEPKFRFFGPGKMEARYENHVYLNPEILDEYGMPKLQTTFSYSNQDRVMIEEMFRFMRNAVAAMGLTFEVEPFLLTQGNVNHETGTCRMGLDPNTSATNPHGQIHGVPGLYVADNSVVRLTGPANPTLTTTALAIRTA, encoded by the coding sequence ATGCAGGAAACCATTCTTGATCGCCTGCGTTCCAATGGATTTCCGGATGCCCAGGCGCTGCCTTCGGCGATCGACCTTGCAGCGAGCCGGTTTGGTGTCATTCATTCTGCTGTCTTTTATAGCTCAATAAACTTACTGGCATATGCGATGAACATCAGGCCCTTTGATTTGGCGGTTAGTACCCGGGCCACCCAAATGCTGACCGACAAAGGAAGAGTTAGCGGCGTAAAGGTCATGACCACTTCCAAAGAAACATACACAATTAGAGCCAAAACGGTTGTGCTTTCGGCAGGGACATGGGAGACACTTCGCCTTCTTCTTCATTCCGACATACCAGGGAAAGCCATCGGGCACTATTTGGTTACTCATCCCAAATTAACTTCTGTGGCCAAAGCAAGCCGTGAGCAATTCGGCGAAATATCGGGAGTCATCAGCCTGATGATTCCAAATCAAGATAACCACAAGTTGTTGATTACCGGCATAGGGACTGGTCCTGAAGATTATTATTGGTATGCTTATCAACAAAAGCCGTTCATAGAGGAACCCAAATTCAGATTTTTCGGTCCCGGCAAGATGGAAGCGCGTTATGAAAACCATGTGTACCTGAACCCGGAAATCCTCGATGAGTACGGCATGCCTAAATTACAAACTACGTTTTCATATAGTAACCAAGATCGGGTTATGATAGAGGAGATGTTCCGGTTTATGCGAAATGCGGTTGCAGCTATGGGGTTGACTTTTGAAGTTGAGCCCTTCCTGCTTACACAAGGAAATGTCAACCATGAGACCGGAACCTGCCGGATGGGGCTCGATCCCAATACTTCAGCTACTAACCCACACGGACAAATTCATGGTGTTCCTGGCCTTTATGTAGCCGACAATAGCGTTGTGCGCCTTACCGGACCTGCCAACCCTACTTTGACTACGACCGCATTAGCTATTCGAACTGCATGA
- a CDS encoding carbohydrate ABC transporter permease has translation MKRSAVKESLNDKLFLLGVYAFLVFILIIILYPLIYILSSSFSSPQAVISGKVWLLPVEPSLAGYKAIFANKQILTGYANSLFYTFFGVLISVSLTIMLAYPLSKKTFYGRSLIMILLVITMMFSGGLIPLYLTVKKLGILDTRWAMLLPGALAVWQVIITRTFFQMTIPSELSEAAELDGCSDLGFLTRVVIPLSKPILAVLVLTYAVGQWNAFFDALIYLKSQHLFPLQIVLRNILILNTIDPSMMVDANELQVRQGLKDLLKYSLIVVATVPVLAIYPFVQKHFVKGIMIGSLKG, from the coding sequence TTGAAAAGAAGTGCAGTTAAGGAATCGTTGAATGACAAATTATTTTTATTAGGAGTTTACGCTTTTCTTGTTTTCATTCTAATTATTATTCTTTATCCGTTGATTTATATTTTGAGTTCATCTTTCAGTTCTCCTCAAGCCGTCATTAGCGGAAAAGTCTGGCTCTTGCCGGTGGAGCCGAGTTTGGCGGGGTATAAGGCGATCTTTGCAAACAAGCAGATTCTCACAGGTTATGCAAACTCCTTGTTTTATACGTTTTTCGGCGTGCTGATCAGCGTATCGTTAACCATTATGCTTGCATACCCGCTATCCAAGAAAACTTTTTACGGGCGAAGTTTGATCATGATTCTTCTCGTTATTACGATGATGTTTAGCGGCGGGTTGATACCTTTATACTTGACCGTGAAAAAATTGGGCATTCTTGATACCCGATGGGCGATGCTGTTGCCTGGTGCATTAGCGGTATGGCAAGTGATCATTACCCGCACCTTTTTTCAAATGACCATACCAAGCGAGCTTTCGGAAGCCGCAGAGCTTGACGGATGCAGCGATCTGGGATTTTTGACAAGAGTCGTAATTCCTCTTTCCAAACCGATTCTTGCCGTATTGGTATTGACGTATGCAGTTGGACAATGGAATGCGTTTTTCGATGCGTTAATTTATTTAAAGTCGCAACATTTATTCCCACTGCAGATTGTTCTAAGAAATATTCTCATTTTGAATACGATTGACCCGAGCATGATGGTGGATGCGAATGAACTGCAGGTAAGACAAGGTTTAAAGGATTTATTGAAATATTCGTTGATTGTGGTCGCGACGGTTCCGGTGCTGGCCATCTATCCGTTCGTGCAGAAGCATTTTGTAAAAGGGATTATGATCGGTTCGTTAAAAGGATAA
- a CDS encoding sensor histidine kinase: MARLNGILQKWYYDLSIIKKIIFSSIITIVIPIILLAALANKVSSNIIIQKTMDNSFQNLELLTQGLDSLLNSAEHSANILIANNFVQDILSQSKMTDSLERLNNEKLLGVVMDSVLEPRNEASTAVIYANYNFTVGSGFVNPSKLKTEAMNSDLQDERFKAENSKWIDMYKIHYETTQPSTNVISFKKNIIGYNNGAVLGNILININEEIISNNYSQLHYGINGRYFIVNEKGSIVSSQNKSEIFKNISNESYFIQAKEMILGNQIVDIQSEKYLITSKHFERMHWIVMGVIPLDEITADNSKVSFIIYLAGFICVLLAVLSSILLSRSISMPLVKLSKSIKKMGLGDFDVTIPTLGNDEVGVVSRRFNIMTKQISELIDQVYEEQQKKRNYELLALQAQIHPHFLYNTLESVCSLVQMNRNEDAFQMVKALARFYRFVLSKGEKAITIREELQIAENYLMIQKFRYQDKFDFKINVDPQLLNNLIICLSIQPILENCLYHGIRNIRKKGLIAIEGYQEGDKAILYVSDDGVGMNEDEITQIFANEKTSTGRSSFGIRSVSERIKLFFGQEYGIQIYSTIGHGTRVKIILPVLQKTEESWDDQSIDRG; this comes from the coding sequence ATGGCAAGATTAAACGGGATCTTACAGAAATGGTACTATGATTTGTCGATCATCAAAAAAATTATTTTCTCAAGCATCATTACTATTGTGATTCCGATTATTTTATTAGCTGCCCTAGCGAATAAGGTTTCCTCTAACATCATCATCCAAAAAACAATGGACAACTCCTTTCAGAACTTGGAATTGCTTACGCAGGGCTTGGATAGCTTGCTCAATTCCGCAGAGCATTCTGCCAACATTCTCATAGCAAATAACTTTGTGCAGGACATATTAAGTCAGAGCAAAATGACGGATAGTTTAGAAAGATTGAACAACGAAAAATTGCTGGGCGTTGTTATGGATAGTGTATTGGAGCCTAGAAACGAAGCGAGTACAGCCGTCATCTATGCCAATTACAATTTCACGGTTGGATCTGGTTTTGTAAACCCGAGCAAGCTAAAAACCGAAGCGATGAATTCCGATTTGCAAGATGAGCGTTTTAAAGCAGAAAATAGCAAATGGATAGATATGTATAAAATACACTATGAAACGACCCAACCGAGTACAAATGTCATTTCCTTCAAGAAAAATATTATTGGATATAACAATGGAGCCGTGCTAGGCAATATTTTAATTAATATTAATGAGGAAATCATCTCGAACAATTATTCGCAGTTGCATTACGGAATAAATGGGAGGTATTTTATAGTAAATGAAAAAGGAAGCATTGTTTCTTCGCAGAATAAGTCAGAAATATTCAAAAATATCAGCAATGAAAGTTACTTCATACAGGCGAAGGAAATGATTTTAGGAAACCAAATTGTTGATATTCAATCTGAAAAATATTTGATTACCTCTAAACATTTTGAACGGATGCATTGGATTGTGATGGGGGTCATTCCGCTAGATGAAATTACGGCTGACAACAGCAAAGTTTCCTTTATCATCTATCTAGCCGGTTTTATCTGTGTTTTATTAGCAGTTCTTTCCTCAATCTTACTTTCTCGTTCGATTTCAATGCCATTAGTAAAACTATCGAAGTCTATTAAAAAAATGGGGCTTGGCGATTTTGATGTGACGATTCCTACTCTAGGCAATGATGAGGTGGGCGTAGTGTCAAGACGCTTTAATATTATGACCAAACAAATATCCGAATTGATCGATCAGGTCTACGAGGAGCAACAAAAGAAAAGAAATTATGAGCTGCTTGCATTGCAAGCGCAAATTCATCCGCATTTCCTCTACAATACGTTGGAGAGTGTTTGCTCGCTTGTACAAATGAATCGAAACGAAGATGCTTTTCAGATGGTTAAAGCACTCGCCAGGTTTTATCGTTTCGTCTTAAGTAAAGGGGAGAAGGCTATCACTATTCGAGAGGAGCTGCAAATTGCAGAGAATTACCTTATGATTCAAAAATTCAGATATCAGGATAAATTTGATTTTAAAATCAACGTGGACCCTCAACTGCTAAATAACCTAATTATCTGCCTTTCCATTCAGCCTATTCTGGAAAATTGTTTATATCACGGCATTCGTAATATACGCAAAAAAGGGTTGATTGCAATAGAAGGTTATCAGGAAGGAGATAAGGCGATTCTTTACGTTTCGGATGATGGGGTTGGTATGAATGAGGACGAAATCACGCAAATTTTTGCAAATGAGAAAACATCGACAGGGCGAAGCTCCTTCGGTATCCGCAGTGTGAGCGAAAGAATCAAATTATTTTTTGGCCAGGAATACGGCATTCAAATTTATAGTACAATCGGTCACGGCACCCGAGTGAAAATCATTTTGCCTGTGTTACAGAAAACGGAGGAATCATGGGATGATCAAAGTATTGATCGTGGATGA